The Tautonia plasticadhaerens nucleotide sequence GGGAGACACGTCGACCCGGTCACCTTTCGACACCCTTGAACTGGCCCGGGCCGGTGCTGATGATGGTCATGGCCGTGGGGACTCCTCCGATCGATGGGATCGAAGGATCGCCATCCGTCTCGAGATGACCCCGAGGCGGCCTCTCGGCGTGCATGAATCTCGTGGCGTTCGGGCGATTCTCGGAGGCGTTTATGAGCGGATCCTTGACGCGACGGTCGGTCTTGCAGTCCGGCGGGCTGGTGGGCCTGGCTGGGGTCGTCCCCGGGCGGGCGGTCGCGGGGGCGCAGGGCGAAGGGGAATCGTTCCAGAGCCGATTCGGCGAGGTCAGGGTGCTCGGCGCCGGCCTCCTGGAACCCGGCGCGGTCACCGGCAGCGTCTCACCCGATGGGCTCGCGACGACGATCCTGTTCGGCGACAGGCTGGACGTCCGCCTCGATGCGGACGTCGAGGCGGGCAGCATCACCAGGGTCGCGGTGCTGGAGATCCCCGTGACCATCCCCGACCCGAAGGAGGAGCGCTTCCTCGGGTATCATGCCAGTGTCCCCGGGACGGTGGTCAAGGGCGAAGGGACTCGGGTCGTGCTGTCCCTCGACCTCGGGGGGAGCCACCACGCCGTCGAGTACCCGTTCGGCGAGGCGTATGAGGGGGGGATCAACCCCGATGACTTCTTCGCCTACGCCCGGATCCAGGTGAAGCAAGTGGTCGGGCCCGACGGCGAGCGGGACGTGATCGAGATCCCGACTCCCCCCCATTTCACCGCCATCCTGATGGTGTCCATCCAGCGCCGGACTCCCGATGAGGTCGCGTCCGTGCTGATCGAGAATCTCGACGTGGAGATCATCCGTCCCCGGAAGGACTCGGGGTCTCCTCAGGATGGCGGGACCGAGGGACGAGGCCCGGACGGGGAGCCGAAGCCCTACATCAAGAATTAGGCATACTCCTGTGCCGGTTCAAGCGCGGTCGGGTGGCACCGCGGGCGAGCCGTTTCGGGTTGCCGGCGGCGGCTCGCCCGCCCGCGCTCCGGGCCGGTCGAAGATGCCGGAGGGCGATCCGCCGGTGCCCCGGTTCGGGTCGGCACCGGCGGAGCCGGTGGCGCCCGGAGACGAGGAACTCCAGGCCGAGTCCGCGGCAGGCGCCGGCGGATCGTCGGCGGCCGCCGTGCCGTCGGGAGGCGGCTCGGCGGTGGGACCGAGGGGACCGGACCGATCTGCGGGCGGCCGATCGGGGGGGAATCGGCCCAGGTCCGGGTCGACCCGGGTCGACCTCCGGCCGGGGCCGGGGCGTGGCGGCCCGGTTTCGCGGCGGGCGGGGTGGCCGGGGTTCGTGCCGGGCGTGGGGGCGACGGGCATGGGGCGCCAACCGGATCCGGTCGAGCCGCCCGGGTCCGTCTCGTCGGCCGGCCCCCGCCCGCCCGTCACGCCGAGAATTTGCTTGCACCGTTGCACCTATCACGGGATGATCGGGATGTCTGGCGGCTTGAGGAGGGCGGGCAGGCGCGTCGGGAGGCGGATCTCCGCCCGCCTGCCGTGGGTGAGGCGCCAGCAGGAATCGTCCCATGGGTCTTCAATCACGACTGTTCCGCGGCGACCCCGCGCTCGAAGCCGCCGCCGTGTCCGATCCCGCCCATGTCGTCCCGGGCGCGACCGGGACGCACGTCGTCAAGATTCAACAGGCGTTGATCCGGCTCGATGACGCGGACATCGACCCCGACGGGGTCTACGGCCCCGCGACCGCCGCCGCGGTCCTCGCCTACAAGCAGGTGCGATCGATCATCAACCCGGCCCATCAGACCCGGGCCGACAATATCGTCGGCAAGATGACGATGGCCAGCCTCGATCGCGAGATCCTCCAGCAGGAGGCCATCCCCCGGCCCCGAGTCCAGATCAAGCCCACGTCGTTCTCACGGGTCCGCCCGCCCAGGCCGCTCCCCCTGGTCGCGCTGCTCGATCGCTCCCGATCGTTCGGGGTCAATGGTGCGACCGTCGCCGCGCCTGGCTCAGCGACCGGCTCCGCGATCGTCGCCGCGCCCGTCATCCGGCCCGGCCCGGATTTCGGCCCGCGGGTCGTGCTGGAACTGCGCAGGAATAGTGTGGGCAGTTTCGAGGTCACCAATGGCATGTTCGGGGAGGTGTCGATCGCCGACACGGGCATCGCCAAGATCGCCCCGGATGCGCCGGTGGTCCCCGGGGAGAAGGCCCCGGTGGTCCAGGACCCGCAGACCTTCAAGGTCTTCAGCGGGAAGGCGTTGGGCAGGACGACCATCACGGCCAGCACGCTCGCGTTCACGGACGGCGGATCGGCCTCGATCGAGGTGGTGGTCAAGACGTTCGCGACGGCGCCGAGGTTCGTGCAGGGCATCAACCACGCCCATCGGCCGTCGGGCCGCTACGCGGACGTGCAGGCCAACCCGAATAGCGGCTTCCTCCTGGAACTCGCCTGCAAGGTCCACAGCGCGCAGGGGCTCGTGGACCTGGCGAAGCGGACCCAATTCCAGGACAAGCCGATCGCGTTGAAGCACCTCAATTTCTACCTGACCGACGGCAAAGGGGCCGATTTCGTCGAGGACGCCAACATCAAGGACTGGTTGACGCGCGATCGCGGGATCAAGAAACGCCTCAAGCGCGAGATCTTCCCGGGCCCCGGGAGGAAACCGCGGGGGGAAGGGCATTTCACCTTCGAGCAGGACGAGTTCGCCGACGACGCCGCCGGCCAGGATTTCCGGTTCGCGTTCGGCGGCATCGACCGGGTGGATTTCGAGGTCGATTTCAGCCAGGACACCGTCCGGGTGTTCTTCCAGGACCGCTATGAATGGCATCCGGTCTATCCGTTCTACAGCTTCGTGGGCCCGACGGCCCAATTCCCCGAGTCGGGGGACGAGGTCCGGGAGACCAATTGCCTGCATGCCGCCCTGGTCGAGTTGAAGGCCTCCGGGGCCGCCGACTTCTGGATGAAGGGCCAGGCCGAAGTGGCGTTGTCTTCGATCATCGCCCCATGACCCCGCGGCGGGGCGACGCGCCGCCCCGGCTGCCCCCGGGCCCTCGTCTCGGTCCGGGGGCCTGCCCGGCGTCCCGGCGTCGGACCCGGCCGGCGTTCGCCCGGGGGGGACGACGCCCTTGAACGGGCCGGGGTCGAGGCCGATGATGGTGGCCCCGGCCGAGGGGCTCCGGCGCGAGGCGACATGGAGGCATGTCGGCGTCGTTGATGTCTCCCACGAGACGACACATCGACGTTCCTGGATTCGATCGGCGGCCGGAGCCGGCCTCGGGGATCACCCATGAGCGCAGCGTTCGGTTCGCGTTTCTCTCGTGTCCTCGTCCCGGCCCTGGCCTGCATGCTGGTCGGGTTCGTGACCCTCCCGGCCGAGGCGGGGGGCGAAGGGCCCGCCCCCGAGGCCGTCCGCGTCCTGAGCTTCAACCTCTGGCACGGCGGCGACGCGGGGCGGCAGCCGATCGAGCAGACGCTCGCCGTCATCCGGGAATCCGGGGCCGACGTGGTCGGGCTCCAGGAGACGGAGGGGCTGGCCCCGGAGGGGGAACCCCGTCCCGACCGGGGCGCCGAGCTGGCCGAACGCCTGGGGTGGCACCACCTCGACCAGGGGGGGAGGACGGCGATCATC carries:
- a CDS encoding peptidoglycan-binding domain-containing protein — translated: MSDPAHVVPGATGTHVVKIQQALIRLDDADIDPDGVYGPATAAAVLAYKQVRSIINPAHQTRADNIVGKMTMASLDREILQQEAIPRPRVQIKPTSFSRVRPPRPLPLVALLDRSRSFGVNGATVAAPGSATGSAIVAAPVIRPGPDFGPRVVLELRRNSVGSFEVTNGMFGEVSIADTGIAKIAPDAPVVPGEKAPVVQDPQTFKVFSGKALGRTTITASTLAFTDGGSASIEVVVKTFATAPRFVQGINHAHRPSGRYADVQANPNSGFLLELACKVHSAQGLVDLAKRTQFQDKPIALKHLNFYLTDGKGADFVEDANIKDWLTRDRGIKKRLKREIFPGPGRKPRGEGHFTFEQDEFADDAAGQDFRFAFGGIDRVDFEVDFSQDTVRVFFQDRYEWHPVYPFYSFVGPTAQFPESGDEVRETNCLHAALVELKASGAADFWMKGQAEVALSSIIAP